A single region of the Alteriqipengyuania flavescens genome encodes:
- a CDS encoding DUF305 domain-containing protein, whose protein sequence is MDHNDKNGLGNYARFMAMVGTSTVIMLGLMYLNTYALDHVFWSETRFWMMFVMGAVMAVVMLAFMWGMYRNRAKNWIIIGVSAVTFALALFLLRSQVTVDDSDYMSAMIPHHSIAIMTSERAGIEDVRVRKLANDIIRAQRREIDEMRWLLEDIEANGIAATEADAAARPVPAFEGKVNPGTPTPGE, encoded by the coding sequence ATGGATCACAACGACAAGAACGGACTGGGCAATTACGCACGCTTCATGGCGATGGTGGGGACCTCCACCGTCATCATGCTCGGCCTGATGTATCTCAACACCTATGCGCTGGACCATGTCTTCTGGAGCGAGACGCGGTTCTGGATGATGTTCGTCATGGGCGCGGTGATGGCGGTCGTGATGCTCGCCTTCATGTGGGGCATGTACCGTAACCGGGCGAAGAACTGGATCATCATCGGCGTGTCGGCGGTGACCTTTGCGCTCGCCCTCTTCCTCTTGCGCAGCCAGGTGACGGTGGACGATAGCGATTACATGTCGGCCATGATCCCGCACCATTCGATCGCTATCATGACGAGCGAACGGGCGGGTATCGAGGACGTGCGCGTGCGCAAGCTGGCCAACGACATCATCCGCGCGCAGCGCAGGGAAATCGATGAGATGCGCTGGCTGCTGGAGGATATCGAAGCCAACGGCATCGCCGCGACCGAGGCGGACGCGGCCGCACGGCCCGTCCCCGCCTTCGAAGGCAAGGTCAATCCGGGTACGCCCACTCCCGGAGAATAG
- a CDS encoding baeRF12 domain-containing protein: MELPHNSHVAVVDGERFVLFRNAGSSAEPRLEDAQEVSVEGENFSAGVKHQDPVSQRHGRTDLEELAHATAAAEWLNRAALDGTIEKLVVIADPKSLGEMRRHYHGKLEEMLVGEVDKTMTGEPADKIAKAIAAA, encoded by the coding sequence ATGGAATTGCCGCACAATTCGCACGTTGCCGTGGTCGATGGGGAACGCTTCGTGCTGTTCCGCAACGCAGGCAGCTCGGCCGAACCGCGCCTTGAAGACGCGCAGGAGGTTTCGGTCGAAGGCGAGAATTTCAGTGCCGGCGTCAAGCACCAGGACCCGGTCAGCCAGCGGCACGGGCGGACGGACCTTGAAGAACTCGCCCACGCGACCGCTGCAGCCGAATGGCTCAACCGCGCCGCTCTGGACGGCACGATCGAGAAACTGGTGGTGATCGCCGACCCCAAGTCGCTCGGCGAAATGCGCCGCCACTACCACGGCAAGCTGGAAGAAATGCTGGTCGGGGAAGTCGACAAGACCATGACCGGCGAACCCGCCGACAAGATTGCAAAGGCCATTGCTGCCGCCTGA
- a CDS encoding copper resistance system multicopper oxidase: MKQMISRRGFLGSSMIAASAAAGAAPAWARGETMHEAAKGPGTVSGEDIDLTIGHARFSTGAQSGKAIAINGTIPGPLVRLREGQDVRLNVTNTLDHDSSIHWHGLLVPFQFDGVPGVSFPGIAPGETFTYEFPIRQAGTYWWHSHSGLQEQMGHYGPIVVEAADGSDARFDRDYVVLLSEFTPMHPHDIMRKLKVSEGYFNYTKQTATEGDMPVADRVMWGGMRMNPRDISDVTGSTYTYLVNGHGPLDDLEYLFTPGERVRLRIINGSAMTFFNVRLPGVPMTVIQADGQDVQDVVVDELQIGTAETYDVVVEPGAGAHTIVAEAMDRSGMAIATLTSESGRKGIVPPLREVPTLTMADMGMAMDHSGMAAGGEMAGMSGEMDHPAGHAMGAMDHDMRKTENLPPDVEAGPGVDMVAPMPADRMDFPGLGLDSVDHRVLRYTDLKAVRPNSVRPPEREMEIHLTGNMERYMWSFDGKVFTSVTDDPIRFGFDERVRVTLVNNTMMAHPIHLHGHFFELVNGAGEAHQPLKHTLVVQPGSKATFDLTANEPGDWAFHCHLLFHMHAGMMQVVTVRPFPEAG, translated from the coding sequence ATGAAGCAGATGATTTCAAGGCGCGGATTCCTGGGCAGTTCGATGATCGCCGCCAGCGCCGCAGCCGGTGCCGCTCCGGCCTGGGCGCGCGGCGAAACGATGCACGAGGCGGCCAAGGGGCCGGGCACGGTTTCGGGTGAGGATATCGACCTGACGATAGGCCACGCCCGCTTCTCCACCGGGGCTCAATCGGGCAAGGCGATCGCCATCAACGGCACGATCCCCGGCCCTTTGGTGCGCCTGCGCGAAGGGCAGGACGTGCGGCTCAACGTCACCAACACGCTGGACCATGACAGTTCGATCCACTGGCATGGCCTCTTGGTCCCGTTCCAGTTCGACGGAGTGCCAGGCGTAAGCTTCCCCGGCATCGCACCGGGGGAAACCTTTACCTATGAATTCCCGATCCGGCAGGCGGGCACATACTGGTGGCACAGCCATTCCGGCCTGCAGGAACAGATGGGCCATTACGGGCCGATCGTGGTGGAGGCGGCAGACGGTTCCGATGCCCGCTTCGATCGCGACTATGTGGTCCTGCTAAGCGAATTCACGCCGATGCATCCGCACGATATCATGCGCAAGCTGAAGGTGTCGGAAGGCTATTTCAATTACACCAAGCAGACCGCGACCGAAGGCGACATGCCGGTGGCCGACCGCGTGATGTGGGGCGGCATGCGAATGAACCCTCGCGACATTTCGGACGTCACGGGATCGACCTACACCTATCTTGTCAACGGCCACGGACCGCTGGACGACCTGGAATATCTCTTCACACCGGGAGAGCGGGTGCGGCTGAGGATCATCAACGGCAGCGCGATGACCTTCTTCAACGTACGCCTGCCCGGCGTTCCGATGACCGTGATCCAGGCCGACGGGCAGGACGTGCAGGATGTCGTTGTCGACGAATTGCAGATCGGCACGGCGGAAACCTACGACGTCGTCGTCGAGCCTGGCGCTGGCGCGCACACCATCGTGGCGGAGGCGATGGATCGCAGCGGCATGGCCATCGCCACGCTGACCAGCGAGAGCGGCCGAAAGGGCATCGTACCCCCGCTGCGCGAAGTTCCGACGCTGACCATGGCCGACATGGGCATGGCGATGGACCATTCCGGCATGGCAGCCGGCGGAGAGATGGCCGGTATGAGCGGGGAAATGGATCACCCCGCCGGCCACGCCATGGGCGCGATGGATCACGACATGCGCAAGACCGAAAACCTGCCGCCCGATGTCGAGGCCGGGCCGGGGGTCGACATGGTCGCGCCAATGCCGGCGGACCGTATGGATTTTCCCGGGCTCGGCCTCGACAGCGTCGACCACCGCGTGCTGCGCTACACCGATCTGAAGGCCGTGCGACCCAATTCGGTACGACCGCCCGAACGGGAAATGGAAATCCACCTCACCGGCAACATGGAACGCTACATGTGGTCCTTCGACGGCAAGGTCTTCACCTCCGTCACCGACGACCCGATCCGTTTCGGCTTCGACGAGCGGGTTCGCGTGACGCTGGTCAACAACACGATGATGGCCCACCCGATCCACCTGCACGGCCATTTCTTCGAACTGGTCAACGGTGCGGGCGAAGCGCACCAGCCGCTGAAGCACACGCTGGTCGTGCAACCGGGTAGCAAGGCGACGTTCGACCTCACCGCAAACGAGCCCGGCGACTGGGCTTTCCATTGCCACCTGCTGTTCCACATGCATGCCGGGATGATGCAGGTCGTCACCGTTCGCCCCTTCCCGGAGGCCGGATGA
- a CDS encoding copper resistance protein B, which produces MASAPEAPPPPRAFGGPRHAADAIWGEAAMGRAREQLAQENGGQAFGTLMAERLEYRAGEEDLYLWDVQGWYGGDLDRLFLKSEGEGEFGGGLESAEVQALWSHAIGPFFDLQLGARYDFAPLDRTYLVAGVQGLAPYMFEVDAAAFLSDEGDLTARIEAEYDQLITQRLVLQPRVEIGLAAQDVPELDLGSGITKVEAGLRLRYEIAREFAPYVGLSYEAALDRTADFARDDGRDPDGMALVAGVRAWF; this is translated from the coding sequence ATGGCTTCCGCCCCGGAAGCACCGCCCCCGCCGCGCGCTTTCGGCGGGCCGCGCCACGCTGCCGACGCCATCTGGGGCGAGGCTGCAATGGGACGGGCGCGCGAACAGCTGGCGCAAGAGAACGGCGGCCAGGCTTTCGGTACGCTGATGGCGGAGCGACTGGAATATCGCGCGGGCGAGGAAGACCTTTACCTGTGGGACGTGCAGGGTTGGTACGGCGGCGATCTCGATCGCCTGTTCCTCAAGTCCGAAGGCGAAGGAGAGTTCGGCGGCGGACTGGAAAGCGCCGAGGTCCAGGCGCTGTGGAGCCACGCCATCGGCCCGTTCTTCGATCTGCAACTGGGCGCGCGATACGATTTCGCGCCGCTCGACCGGACCTACCTCGTCGCCGGCGTTCAGGGCCTCGCGCCTTACATGTTCGAAGTGGATGCCGCCGCCTTCCTGTCGGATGAGGGCGACCTCACCGCGCGGATCGAGGCGGAGTACGACCAGCTGATCACCCAGCGCCTCGTCCTGCAACCGCGCGTCGAAATCGGCCTTGCTGCGCAGGATGTGCCGGAGCTCGATCTGGGCTCCGGCATCACGAAGGTCGAGGCGGGGCTGCGCTTACGCTATGAAATCGCGCGCGAATTCGCCCCTTACGTGGGCCTTTCCTACGAGGCGGCCCTCGACCGTACGGCGGATTTCGCCCGTGACGACGGGCGCGATCCGGACGGGATGGCGCTGGTTGCCGGGGTGCGCGCCTGGTTCTGA
- a CDS encoding HWE histidine kinase domain-containing protein, with protein MTELLPPDAQIGITNCDREPIHIPGGIQDIGFLVALSADWLVQRAANTEKFLGIAPEDMLGKSLPDVFAKQAVDLVRDRISMLRGKDSVERLFAVPLLEDGSLFDLALHFSGSSVVLEAERSKGDQVEVSSTTRNILGRLAASRDVESLLNECARQARALLGFDRVMIYRFAADESGEVVAQSVARGFESFLGLNFPSTDIPQQARKLYVRNTFRIIGDATAEQVPIVQRGEGEPLDLSLALYRAVSPIHLEYLRNMGVAASLSISIIVGGKLWGLIACHHHQPHMPSFAERSAAELFGQIFSLQLESRLNAESTDYESKARHVGNRVMTAAAQDTQKLLDAEWLLQLMDDAIECDGIMVHMEGEMSSAGIHPDEGIFQRLIDTLNTRDAQLIHHSHNLSAYLGEDGLDTPAAGFLAIPISRRPRDYMVLFREEQLRSVRWAGEQAKHVTQTEDGLELTPRKSFEAWKQTVTGQSKPFNLSEVRVATSLRSTLLEIVLRLSEAASEEQRKATEQQKLLIAELNHRVRNILALIRALMSQTKRKKGSISDVVDTLESRVKALATAHDMLTAENWAPTPLRTLFEVELQAYMSPTKQRVTMDGPDVSILPEAIPIMALVIHELATNAAKYGALSDSGTIALDWYCDDDKNLVLNWREKGGPAVQKPERQGFGTTIINNSIPHELGGESAIKYNVGGIEACFTVPAKHVVVIEDEDVEEASAEKPKIRSIPLGKERMLLVEDSMLIALDAEDQLRDMGVGEVVLAASNNAALRALDEDITIAMLDFNLGDETSLPIAEKLREKGVPFFFASGYGAGDVLPAEFADVHVITKPYSRDQIEQAIAQIRG; from the coding sequence TTGACCGAACTCCTCCCTCCCGACGCGCAAATCGGCATCACCAATTGCGACCGCGAGCCGATCCACATCCCGGGCGGGATCCAGGACATAGGTTTCCTCGTCGCGCTCAGCGCCGACTGGCTTGTCCAGCGCGCTGCAAACACGGAGAAATTCCTCGGCATCGCGCCCGAAGACATGCTCGGCAAATCCCTGCCTGATGTCTTCGCCAAGCAGGCCGTCGACCTTGTCCGCGACCGGATTTCCATGCTGCGCGGCAAGGATTCGGTGGAGCGGCTGTTCGCCGTGCCGCTGCTGGAAGACGGTTCGCTGTTCGACCTCGCGCTGCATTTCTCCGGCAGCTCGGTCGTGCTGGAGGCGGAGCGGTCGAAGGGCGACCAAGTGGAAGTGTCCTCCACCACCCGCAACATCCTCGGCCGGCTGGCGGCCAGCCGCGACGTCGAGAGCCTGCTCAACGAATGCGCCCGGCAGGCCCGCGCACTGCTCGGCTTCGACCGGGTGATGATCTATCGCTTCGCCGCCGACGAAAGCGGCGAGGTGGTGGCGCAGTCCGTCGCCCGCGGGTTCGAGAGTTTCCTCGGCCTCAACTTCCCCTCCACCGACATCCCGCAGCAGGCGCGAAAGCTGTATGTGCGCAACACGTTCCGCATCATCGGTGATGCCACGGCGGAGCAGGTGCCCATCGTGCAGCGCGGCGAGGGCGAGCCGCTCGACCTGTCGCTGGCGCTCTACCGCGCGGTTTCCCCGATCCATCTCGAATATTTGCGCAACATGGGCGTGGCCGCGTCGCTTTCGATCTCGATCATCGTGGGCGGCAAGCTGTGGGGCCTGATCGCCTGCCACCACCACCAGCCGCACATGCCGTCCTTTGCGGAGCGGAGCGCGGCCGAACTGTTCGGCCAGATCTTCTCGCTCCAGCTCGAAAGCCGGCTCAACGCCGAAAGCACGGATTACGAATCGAAGGCCCGCCACGTCGGCAACCGGGTGATGACCGCGGCGGCGCAGGATACGCAGAAACTGCTCGACGCTGAATGGCTGCTCCAGTTGATGGACGATGCGATCGAATGCGACGGCATCATGGTCCACATGGAAGGCGAGATGTCGTCGGCCGGCATCCACCCGGACGAGGGCATTTTCCAGCGCCTGATCGACACGCTGAACACACGTGATGCGCAGCTCATCCACCATTCGCACAATTTGTCGGCCTACCTCGGCGAGGATGGGCTCGACACGCCCGCGGCCGGTTTCCTCGCCATCCCGATTTCGCGCCGCCCGCGCGATTACATGGTGCTGTTCCGCGAGGAGCAATTGCGCTCCGTGCGCTGGGCGGGCGAGCAGGCGAAGCACGTCACCCAGACCGAAGACGGGCTGGAACTGACCCCGCGCAAGAGTTTCGAGGCCTGGAAGCAGACGGTGACCGGGCAGTCGAAACCCTTCAATCTGTCCGAAGTGCGTGTGGCCACTTCGCTGCGCAGTACGCTTCTGGAAATCGTGCTTCGGCTGAGCGAGGCGGCTAGCGAGGAACAGCGCAAGGCGACCGAGCAGCAGAAATTGCTGATCGCCGAACTCAATCACCGCGTGCGCAACATACTCGCCCTGATCCGCGCGCTGATGAGCCAGACCAAGCGCAAGAAAGGCAGCATTTCCGACGTCGTCGATACGCTGGAAAGCCGGGTCAAGGCGCTCGCCACCGCGCACGACATGCTGACGGCGGAAAACTGGGCCCCGACCCCGCTGCGCACGCTGTTCGAAGTCGAACTGCAAGCCTATATGTCGCCCACGAAACAGCGGGTGACGATGGACGGGCCGGACGTCTCCATCCTGCCCGAAGCCATCCCGATCATGGCGCTGGTGATCCACGAACTGGCCACCAACGCGGCGAAATACGGCGCGCTGAGCGACAGCGGCACGATCGCGCTCGACTGGTATTGCGACGACGACAAGAACCTGGTGCTCAACTGGCGCGAGAAGGGCGGTCCGGCCGTGCAGAAGCCGGAGCGACAGGGCTTCGGCACCACCATCATCAACAACTCCATCCCGCACGAACTGGGCGGCGAATCGGCGATCAAATACAATGTCGGCGGCATCGAAGCCTGCTTCACCGTACCGGCCAAGCATGTCGTGGTCATCGAGGATGAAGACGTCGAAGAAGCGTCGGCTGAAAAGCCCAAGATACGCTCCATCCCGCTCGGCAAGGAACGGATGCTGCTGGTCGAGGACAGCATGCTCATCGCGCTCGATGCCGAAGACCAGCTGCGCGACATGGGCGTGGGCGAAGTGGTGCTGGCCGCGAGCAACAATGCCGCGCTGCGGGCGCTCGACGAAGACATCACCATCGCCATGCTCGACTTCAACCTGGGCGACGAGACCAGCCTGCCCATCGCGGAAAAGCTGCGCGAGAAGGGCGTACCCTTCTTCTTTGCCTCCGGCTACGGCGCGGGCGACGTGCTGCCGGCCGAATTCGCCGACGTGCATGTCATCACCAAGCCCTATTCCCGCGACCAGATAGAGCAGGCCATCGCGCAGATCCGGGGCTGA
- a CDS encoding biliverdin-producing heme oxygenase, which yields MNAHHAIPESSTAMPGAAGGGVRARRNGARFHLRDVTRGEHDDTEAAFAPFDLSKPAGYRAFLQAHNGALAALEGPIEGRGWPEYASRRGLLEADLADLGDAERPSAMEPPALSGDAHVWGAQYVLEGSRLGGQILARQVAKGSPTRYLSGNDEAGTDDMRPWQEFCAALEDEARRHGPQWLADVEDGARATFRLFREAAKIFSGTTI from the coding sequence ATGAACGCGCATCACGCCATTCCGGAATCGTCCACCGCCATGCCGGGCGCGGCAGGCGGCGGCGTGCGCGCGCGGCGAAACGGCGCGCGCTTCCATTTGCGCGATGTCACCCGCGGGGAGCACGACGACACCGAAGCGGCCTTCGCGCCGTTCGACCTGTCGAAGCCAGCCGGATATCGCGCCTTCCTGCAAGCCCACAACGGCGCGCTTGCCGCCCTCGAAGGGCCCATCGAAGGCCGTGGCTGGCCGGAGTATGCGTCGCGCCGCGGTCTCCTGGAAGCCGACCTGGCCGATCTGGGTGATGCCGAGCGTCCTTCAGCGATGGAGCCGCCCGCCCTTTCCGGCGACGCACACGTCTGGGGCGCGCAATACGTGCTCGAAGGTTCGCGCCTGGGCGGGCAAATCCTCGCGCGGCAGGTCGCCAAGGGCAGTCCCACACGCTATCTGTCCGGCAACGACGAAGCGGGAACCGACGACATGCGGCCGTGGCAGGAATTCTGCGCCGCGCTGGAAGACGAGGCCCGCCGCCACGGGCCGCAATGGCTCGCCGATGTCGAGGACGGTGCACGCGCCACCTTCCGCCTCTTCCGCGAGGCGGCGAAAATTTTTTCAGGAACGACGATTTGA
- a CDS encoding metal-sensitive transcriptional regulator — translation MGNTKNIQNRLNRIEGQVRGVAQMVADDRYCIDILQQIQAVRAALGRVESEVLKSHAACCVAEAIASGDAAEQQEKFAELVELFAGSRK, via the coding sequence ATGGGCAACACGAAAAATATCCAGAACCGGCTCAACCGGATCGAAGGCCAGGTGCGCGGCGTGGCGCAGATGGTGGCGGATGACCGCTACTGCATCGACATCCTCCAGCAGATTCAGGCGGTGCGCGCAGCGCTGGGCCGGGTCGAGAGCGAGGTGCTGAAAAGCCATGCCGCCTGCTGCGTGGCCGAAGCCATCGCCAGCGGCGATGCGGCAGAACAGCAAGAGAAATTCGCAGAACTGGTCGAGCTGTTCGCGGGCTCAAGAAAATAG
- a CDS encoding DUF305 domain-containing protein, which yields MTTKTLRRANTCFMGAGFTIAAMLMAGTAMAQDVPIVQPGAPGAQGRALTADEATRIADTRFIEADGHFLQAMIPHHRQAVVLSELVDGRTSNDDVITIANRILAGQADEIAFMNTWLADRGFAVPAASGPHAMHAMHGGFAMEGMASAEDIARLASLNGTEFDRLFLQLMTAHHRGAITMVDELFSTPGAAYDPQLYSFTSDVKNDQSSEIERMNVLLAGLSEDPRAGLSAGFRDAGTAISNMTLLASLPKPAGFFDADNPAGLPLAKQRAMAAAEGEASEATAEDPAAGTEWSPRSPLLSFSQTDMAFQDDIMVAGNYHGFNIYRLTDDAAPQLISSVVCPGGQGDVSIAGDLLIMSVEQTRGRVDCGRQGVEGDVSAERFRGLRIFDISDLTAPVQVGQVQTCRGSHTHSIVSADADRLVIYNSGTARVRSGEELPGCTEIPGGDGTSYFSIDVIEVPVANPAAARIVRSPRVFANQETGEVAGLWTGGDHGNGTQDTYRTDQCHDITVFPAKNIAAGACSGNGILMDITDPLNPVRLDAVTDPGFAYWHSATFNNDGSVVLFTDEWGGGGRPRCQAGDRMDWGADAFYSVEGRALVQQGKFKMPAPQSDKENCVAHNGSIIPVPGRDIFVQAWYQGGISVIDFTDPANPFEIAFFDRGPVFEPRLTMGGYWSAYWYDGKIYGTEIARGLDVFELTPSEFLSQAEIDAAKAAIYPGGVFNPQTQTQVTWPQDAIEESRNGG from the coding sequence ATGACGACCAAGACCCTTCGGCGCGCCAACACATGTTTCATGGGCGCAGGTTTCACAATCGCCGCCATGCTGATGGCCGGCACAGCAATGGCACAGGACGTGCCGATCGTACAGCCCGGCGCCCCGGGCGCTCAGGGCCGCGCGCTGACCGCGGACGAGGCGACCCGTATCGCCGACACCCGCTTCATCGAGGCGGACGGGCATTTCCTCCAGGCCATGATCCCGCATCACCGCCAGGCGGTCGTCCTGTCGGAACTGGTCGACGGGCGCACCAGCAACGATGACGTGATCACGATCGCCAACCGCATCCTTGCCGGGCAGGCGGACGAGATCGCCTTCATGAACACCTGGCTGGCCGATCGCGGCTTCGCCGTCCCCGCCGCCAGCGGCCCCCACGCGATGCACGCAATGCACGGCGGCTTTGCAATGGAGGGCATGGCCTCGGCCGAGGACATCGCCCGGCTGGCGAGCCTCAACGGGACCGAGTTCGACCGCCTGTTCTTGCAGCTGATGACCGCGCATCACAGGGGCGCGATCACCATGGTGGACGAGCTGTTCTCTACCCCCGGCGCGGCCTACGATCCGCAGCTCTACAGCTTCACCAGCGATGTGAAGAACGACCAGTCGAGCGAGATCGAGCGGATGAACGTGCTGCTCGCCGGCCTTTCGGAGGATCCGCGCGCGGGCCTTTCTGCCGGCTTCCGCGACGCGGGCACGGCGATTTCCAACATGACGCTGCTCGCCAGCCTTCCCAAGCCCGCCGGCTTCTTCGATGCGGACAACCCCGCCGGCCTGCCGCTCGCCAAGCAGCGGGCGATGGCCGCAGCCGAAGGCGAAGCGAGCGAGGCGACCGCAGAGGATCCCGCCGCCGGCACCGAATGGAGCCCGCGCAGCCCGCTCCTGAGCTTCAGCCAGACCGACATGGCGTTCCAGGACGACATCATGGTCGCGGGCAATTACCACGGTTTCAACATCTATCGCCTGACCGACGATGCCGCACCGCAGCTGATCAGTTCGGTCGTCTGCCCCGGCGGGCAGGGCGACGTCTCGATCGCGGGCGACCTCCTCATCATGTCGGTCGAACAGACCCGCGGCCGCGTCGATTGCGGCCGGCAGGGCGTGGAGGGCGATGTCAGCGCAGAGCGTTTCCGCGGCCTGCGCATCTTCGACATTTCGGACCTGACGGCGCCGGTGCAGGTCGGGCAGGTGCAGACCTGCCGCGGCTCGCACACCCACTCCATCGTCAGCGCCGATGCCGACCGGCTGGTCATTTACAACTCCGGCACCGCGCGCGTGCGTTCCGGCGAGGAATTGCCCGGCTGCACCGAAATCCCGGGTGGCGACGGCACGTCCTATTTCAGCATCGACGTGATCGAAGTGCCGGTGGCCAATCCCGCCGCCGCGCGCATCGTGCGCAGCCCGCGCGTCTTCGCCAACCAGGAAACGGGCGAGGTCGCGGGCCTGTGGACCGGCGGCGACCACGGCAACGGTACGCAGGACACCTACCGGACCGACCAGTGCCACGACATCACCGTGTTCCCGGCCAAGAACATCGCCGCCGGCGCGTGTTCGGGCAACGGCATCCTGATGGACATCACCGATCCGCTGAACCCCGTCCGCCTCGACGCCGTGACCGATCCGGGCTTTGCCTACTGGCACTCCGCCACGTTCAACAACGACGGCAGCGTCGTGCTGTTCACCGACGAGTGGGGCGGCGGTGGCCGTCCGCGGTGCCAGGCCGGCGACCGGATGGACTGGGGCGCAGACGCGTTCTATTCCGTCGAAGGCCGCGCGCTGGTGCAGCAGGGCAAGTTCAAGATGCCCGCGCCGCAAAGCGACAAGGAAAACTGCGTCGCGCATAACGGTTCGATCATCCCGGTGCCGGGCCGCGATATCTTCGTGCAGGCATGGTACCAGGGCGGCATCAGCGTGATCGACTTCACCGATCCCGCCAATCCGTTCGAAATCGCCTTCTTCGACCGCGGCCCGGTGTTCGAACCGCGCCTGACGATGGGCGGCTACTGGTCGGCCTACTGGTACGACGGCAAGATCTACGGCACGGAAATCGCCCGCGGCCTCGACGTGTTCGAACTGACGCCGAGCGAGTTCCTGAGCCAGGCCGAGATCGACGCGGCCAAGGCCGCGATCTATCCCGGCGGCGTCTTCAACCCGCAGACGCAGACGCAGGTCACCTGGCCGCAGGACGCGATCGAAGAAAGCCGCAACGGGGGCTGA
- a CDS encoding serine hydrolase has product MTLPTLRKLFLSLGAMGAALGLPAVAAADDLKATFDASLGTEVRAPADFSAQYRSELERRIAAIADGSRGRIGVFAMDLQSGETVSVLGDQRFPMASTSKIAIAATFLEGVDQGRWSLTSEFPLLHPTRSAKFSSSVAPVRTGDYLSAIKLIDLMITRSSNPATDALLRVVGGPQAVNDWMRRAGIDEFTLSRDIATLVRDDGEYDPAAIIDPRDSATPRAMVQLMSGIWQGRWLSDSSRRVIISAMERCRTGTRRIPARMPSYVTVAHKTGSLNNTSSDIGMLTGPDGRTIAVAIYVTGQGARGNREARIAEIAKEVFDGYQQPARVWTSATYAN; this is encoded by the coding sequence ATGACCTTACCAACCTTGCGCAAACTCTTCCTTTCCCTTGGCGCGATGGGCGCCGCCCTCGGCCTGCCAGCAGTCGCCGCGGCCGACGATCTCAAGGCCACGTTCGATGCCTCGCTCGGCACCGAAGTCCGCGCCCCGGCCGATTTCAGCGCGCAGTACCGCAGCGAACTCGAACGCCGGATCGCCGCCATTGCCGACGGGTCGCGTGGCCGCATCGGCGTGTTTGCGATGGATTTGCAAAGCGGGGAGACGGTGTCGGTCCTCGGCGACCAGCGTTTCCCGATGGCCAGCACCAGCAAGATCGCGATTGCCGCGACGTTCCTCGAAGGGGTCGATCAAGGGCGCTGGAGCCTGACGAGTGAATTTCCGCTGCTGCACCCGACGCGCTCGGCCAAGTTCAGTTCGTCCGTCGCGCCGGTGCGCACCGGCGACTATCTCAGCGCGATCAAGCTGATCGACCTGATGATCACCCGCTCCAGCAACCCGGCGACCGATGCGCTGCTGCGCGTCGTCGGCGGGCCGCAGGCGGTCAACGACTGGATGCGCCGTGCAGGCATCGACGAATTCACTCTCAGCCGCGACATCGCCACGCTGGTCCGCGACGACGGGGAATACGATCCCGCCGCGATCATCGACCCGCGCGACAGCGCCACGCCGCGCGCGATGGTCCAGCTGATGAGCGGGATCTGGCAGGGACGCTGGCTGAGCGATTCCAGCCGGCGGGTCATCATTTCGGCGATGGAGCGTTGCCGCACCGGAACGCGCCGCATCCCGGCCCGCATGCCGAGCTACGTAACGGTCGCCCACAAGACCGGCTCGCTCAACAACACGTCGAGCGATATCGGCATGCTCACCGGGCCCGACGGGCGGACGATCGCGGTGGCGATCTACGTCACCGGTCAGGGCGCACGCGGCAATCGCGAGGCACGGATCGCGGAAATCGCGAAGGAAGTGTTCGACGGATACCAGCAGCCGGCCCGCGTCTGGACTTCGGCCACCTACGCCAACTGA
- a CDS encoding entericidin EcnAB: MRKIVLAAVATTALSLAACSEGTEESAEATADSAAADAEANMDAMAEGADEMAADADAMAAEGAAEVDEAAAEAEAEVQNETTAEAEAD, translated from the coding sequence ATGCGTAAGATCGTACTGGCCGCTGTGGCCACCACCGCCCTGTCGCTCGCCGCTTGCTCGGAAGGCACCGAAGAGTCCGCAGAAGCAACCGCCGATTCGGCCGCTGCCGACGCTGAAGCCAACATGGACGCAATGGCCGAAGGCGCCGACGAAATGGCTGCCGACGCTGACGCGATGGCTGCTGAAGGTGCTGCCGAAGTCGACGAAGCTGCTGCTGAAGCCGAAGCTGAAGTGCAGAACGAAACGACTGCCGAAGCTGAAGCTGACTAA